A genomic window from Lotus japonicus ecotype B-129 chromosome 1, LjGifu_v1.2 includes:
- the LOC130731383 gene encoding hydroquinone glucosyltransferase-like: MEEQLKLVGGGARGAMVAMMPSPGMGHLIPMIEFAKRLILHHNLQVTFIIPTEAPPSKAQITVLQSLPNSISHIFLPPVDLTDLPQNAMIEIRISLTVLRSLPSLRHAFRPLSATALLVDLFGTDAFDVAREFGASPYIFFPSTATALSLFLYLPRLDREVHCEFRELAEPVKIPGSVPIHGSDLLDPVQDRKNEAYKWVLHHATRYSQADGILENSFMELEPGAIKELQKEEPGKPRVYPVGPLVKVDGVQAGSGPGSECLSWLDEQPHGSVLFVCFGSGGTLTSAQINELALGLEMSEQRFLWVVKSPNDGVANASYFSADSQGDPFAFLPKGFVERTKGRGFLVSSWAPQTQVLAHGSTGGFLTHCGWNSILESVVYGVPLVAWPLFAEQKMNAVLLTQEIKVALRPRVGEDGLVEKHEIASVVKCLMEGEEGKKLRYQMKNMKEAGARSLGENGSSSNHISQLALKWSKNSKVTVTM; the protein is encoded by the coding sequence ATGGAAGAACAATTGAAACTAGTAGGAGGAGGAGCAAGAGGTGCTATGGTGGCCATGATGCCTTCACCAGGAATGGGCCACCTGATTCCAATGATTGAGTTCGCCAAGCGACTCATCCTCCACCACAACCTCCAAGTCACCTTCATCATCCCCACCGAAGCTCCACCGTCAAAAGCTCAAATCACCGTCCTCCAATCGCTTCCGAATTCCATTTCACACATTTTCCTTCCTCCCGTCGACCTCACCGACCTCCCGCAAAACGCCATGATTGAAATACGAATCTCCCTCACCGTACTCCGCTCCCTTCCGTCCCTCCGCCACGCCTTCCGCCCCCTCTCCGCCACCGCACTCCTCGTCGACCTCTTCGGCACTGACGCCTTCGACGTCGCCAGAGAATTCGGCGCCTCCCCTTACATCTTCTTCCCTTCCACCGCCACCGcgctctctctcttcctctacCTCCCTCGCTTGGACCGGGAGGTTCATTGCGAGTTCAGAGAACTCGCCGAACCGGTCAAAATCCCCGGCTCCGTCCCGATCCACGGTTCAGACCTTCTCGACCCGGTTCAGGACCGGAAAAATGAAGCCTACAAGTGGGTCCTCCACCACGCAACTCGATACAGCCAAGCCGATGGGATCTTGGAAAACAGCTTCATGGAGCTCGAACCGGGCGCAATCAAGGAGCTACAAAAGGAAGAACCGGGAAAACCTCGGGTTTACCCGGTTGGGCCACTCGTGAAAGTGGACGGGGTTCAGGCCGGTTCAGGTCCCGGTTCAGAGTGTTTGAGTTGGTTAGACGAACAACCTCACGGGAGTGTGTTGTTTGTGTGTTTCGGAAGCGGTGGGACCCTCACGAGCGCGCAAATCAACGAACTCGCTCTTGGTTTGGAAATGAGTGAGCAACGGTTTTTATGGGTTGTGAAGAGCCCAAATGATGGTGTTGCCAATGCTTCTTATTTCAGTGCTGATAGCCAAGGTGACCCTTTTGCGTTTTTACCAAAAGGGTTCGTTGAGAGAACCAAAGGTAGAGGTTTTTTGGTTTCATCTTGGGCCCCACAAACACAGGTTTTAGCTCATGGTTCAACCGGTGGGTTCTTGACTCATTGTGGTTGGAACTCTATTCTTGAAAGTGTGGTCTATGGGGTGCCTTTGGTGGCTTGGCCACTTTTTGCTGAGCAGAAGATGAATGCTGTTTTGCTAACACAGGAAATTAAAGTGGCGTTGAGACCAAGAGTTGGTGAGGATGGGTTGGTGGAGAAGCATGAAATTGCTAGTGTTGTCAAGTGTTTGATGGAAGGTGAAGAAGGGAAGAAGCTTCGTTACCAGATGAAGAATATGAAGGAGGCTGGTGCTAGATCTCTAGGTGAAAATGGGTCTTCAAGTAACCATATTTCCCAATTAGCTCTCAAGTGGAGTAAGAATAGCAAAGTTACGGTAACCATGTAA